In Phacochoerus africanus isolate WHEZ1 chromosome 2, ROS_Pafr_v1, whole genome shotgun sequence, one DNA window encodes the following:
- the LOC125118854 gene encoding small ubiquitin-related modifier 1-like, which translates to MSDQEAKPSTEDLGDKREGEYIKLKVIGQDSSEIHFKVKKATHLKKLKESYCQRQGIPMNSLRFLFEGQRIADNHTPKELGMEEEDVTEVYQEQTGGHSAV; encoded by the exons ATGTCTGACCAGGAAGCAAAACCTTCAACTGAGGACTTGGGGGATAAGAGGGAAGGAGAGTACATTAAACTCAAAGTCATTGGACAGGATAGCAGTGAGATTCATTTCAAAGTGAAAAAGGCGACACATCTCAAGAAACTCAAAGAATCATACTGTCAAAGACAGGGCATTCCAATGAATTCACTCAGGTTTCTCTTTGAAGGTCAGAGAATTGCTGATAATCACACTCCAAAAGAA CTGGGAATGGAGGAAGAAGATGTGACTGAAGTTTATCAGGAACAAACAGGGGGTCACTCAGCGGTTTag